From one Candidatus Omnitrophota bacterium genomic stretch:
- the frr gene encoding ribosome recycling factor: MTIKEIVHDTEMKMKKTIEATQREFSTIRTGRASSSLVEGIKVDYYGAPTPLKQLAAISVPDAKFIAIQPWDKSSLADIEKAIMKSDIGITPTNDGKSIRLSIPPLTDERRAELDKILKKIAEDGRVSLRTARHVAIEHARKLEKDKVATEDERFKAQDDIQKLTDKHIKEIDNLLEAKEKEIAG; this comes from the coding sequence ATGACTATAAAAGAGATCGTCCACGATACCGAGATGAAGATGAAGAAGACCATAGAGGCGACACAGCGGGAGTTCTCCACCATAAGGACGGGGAGGGCCTCGAGCTCTCTCGTCGAGGGGATAAAGGTCGACTACTACGGCGCGCCGACGCCGCTGAAACAGCTGGCCGCGATATCGGTCCCCGACGCCAAATTCATCGCGATACAGCCATGGGACAAATCGTCGCTCGCCGATATTGAGAAGGCGATAATGAAGTCGGATATAGGGATAACGCCTACCAACGACGGGAAGTCGATACGCCTATCGATACCCCCGCTCACCGACGAGCGCCGCGCAGAGCTGGACAAGATACTGAAGAAGATAGCCGAAGACGGACGCGTATCCTTAAGGACGGCCCGGCACGTGGCCATAGAACACGCGAGGAAGCTCGAGAAGGACAAGGTCGCTACGGAAGACGAGAGGTTCAAGGCGCAGGACGACATCCAGAAGCTGACCGACAAGCACATCAAAGAGATAGATAATCTTCTCGAAGCGAAAGAGAAAGAGATCGCTGGGTAG